In Quadrisphaera sp. RL12-1S, a single genomic region encodes these proteins:
- a CDS encoding ATP-binding protein yields the protein MPERAVRGGLAPVTLLAGGAPVAELTMARVPASVGHVRLLVDDALSDHGVTDRSLIDAAVLLASELATDGVRHGAGEDLHVELSLGPRRVQLTVTTAAERRPGEPVPAIAGHSEQLLDMLTSAWDVRCGAGQRVAWYRLDR from the coding sequence ATGCCTGAGCGGGCGGTGAGGGGTGGGCTGGCGCCGGTCACCCTGCTGGCCGGGGGAGCGCCGGTCGCCGAGCTGACCATGGCGCGCGTGCCCGCGTCGGTCGGCCACGTGCGCCTCCTCGTGGACGACGCCCTCTCCGACCACGGCGTGACCGACAGGTCCCTCATCGACGCGGCCGTGCTGCTCGCCTCCGAGCTCGCCACCGACGGCGTCCGCCACGGCGCGGGAGAGGACCTCCACGTCGAGCTCTCCCTGGGCCCCCGCCGGGTGCAGCTGACCGTCACCACCGCTGCCGAGCGCCGCCCCGGGGAGCCCGTGCCCGCGATCGCGGGCCACAGCGAGCAGCTCCTCGACATGCTCACCAGCGCCTGGGACGTGCGCTGCGGCGCTGGTCAGCGCGTCGCCTGGTACCGCCTCGACCGCTGA
- a CDS encoding flavin-containing monooxygenase — MSQTLDHPEVDLREQAAGGEPTAQQRADAWLAAFEAALGRADADAVADLFATDSYWRDLVAFTWNITTAEGRGQVAERVRATAARTGARSFSTSEPATDAAAPDGRPTVEAWITFETEVGRGKGLLRLVEEDDDGEGGGQRDVAWTLLTTLYELKGFEEHQDGRRPRGAEHGVQRDRTSWRERRDASQEGWGEDRQPHVLVVGGGQGGIALGARLRQLDVPALVVDAHERPGDQWRGRYKSLCLHDPVWYDHLPYLPFPRNWPVFAPKDKIGDWLEMYVRVMEVDYWGSTRVTSARRDTDSGTWEVHLERTTSDGVQHVVLRPTELVLATGMSGKPNVPTFPGAQTFRGDQHHSSAHPGPDAYRGKKAVIIGANNSAHDIAAALWEHGAEVTVVQRSSTHIVRSDSLMEVGLGALYSEEALANGVTTEKADLVFASLPYKIMHEFQIPLYQEIERRDRDFYDRLEAAGFWLDFGDDGSGLFMKYLRRGSGYYIDVGASELIANGSVAVVHEPVRELVEDAVVLDDGTPEGKRLPADLVVYATGYGSMNGWAADLISPEVADRVGKVWGLGSDTTKDPGPWEGEQRNMWKPTQQEGLWFHGGNLHQSRHYSLYLSLQLKARYEGLDTPVHELAPVHHTR; from the coding sequence ATGAGCCAGACCCTCGACCACCCCGAGGTGGACCTGCGCGAGCAGGCCGCCGGCGGGGAGCCCACCGCCCAGCAGCGCGCCGACGCCTGGCTCGCCGCCTTCGAGGCGGCGCTCGGGCGCGCGGACGCCGACGCCGTCGCCGACCTCTTCGCCACCGACTCCTACTGGCGGGACCTCGTGGCCTTCACCTGGAACATCACCACCGCCGAGGGGCGCGGCCAGGTCGCCGAGCGCGTGCGCGCCACCGCGGCGCGCACCGGCGCGCGCAGCTTCTCCACCAGCGAGCCCGCCACCGACGCCGCCGCACCCGACGGCCGCCCCACCGTCGAGGCCTGGATCACCTTCGAGACGGAGGTCGGCCGCGGCAAGGGCCTGCTGCGGCTGGTGGAGGAGGACGATGACGGCGAGGGCGGCGGCCAGCGCGACGTCGCGTGGACGCTGCTCACCACCCTCTACGAGCTGAAGGGCTTCGAGGAGCACCAGGACGGGCGCCGTCCGCGCGGCGCCGAGCACGGCGTCCAGCGCGACCGCACCTCGTGGCGCGAGCGCCGCGACGCGAGCCAGGAGGGCTGGGGGGAGGACCGCCAGCCGCACGTCCTCGTCGTCGGCGGTGGGCAGGGCGGCATCGCGCTGGGCGCGCGGCTGCGCCAGCTGGACGTGCCCGCCCTCGTCGTCGACGCCCACGAGCGCCCCGGCGACCAGTGGCGCGGACGCTACAAGAGCCTGTGCCTGCACGACCCGGTCTGGTACGACCACCTGCCCTACCTGCCGTTCCCGCGGAACTGGCCGGTCTTCGCCCCCAAGGACAAGATCGGCGACTGGCTCGAGATGTACGTGCGGGTCATGGAGGTCGACTACTGGGGCTCCACCCGCGTCACCTCCGCCCGCCGCGACACCGACAGCGGCACCTGGGAGGTGCACCTCGAGCGGACGACCAGCGACGGCGTCCAGCACGTCGTCCTGCGACCCACCGAGCTGGTGCTCGCCACCGGCATGTCCGGCAAGCCGAACGTGCCCACCTTCCCCGGCGCGCAGACCTTCCGCGGGGACCAGCACCACTCCAGCGCCCACCCCGGCCCCGACGCCTACCGCGGCAAGAAGGCCGTGATCATCGGGGCGAACAACTCCGCGCACGACATCGCCGCCGCCCTGTGGGAGCACGGGGCCGAGGTGACGGTGGTGCAGCGGTCCTCCACGCACATCGTGAGGTCGGACTCGCTCATGGAGGTCGGGCTGGGGGCGCTGTACTCCGAGGAGGCCCTCGCGAACGGGGTCACCACGGAGAAGGCCGACCTCGTCTTCGCCTCGCTGCCGTACAAGATCATGCACGAGTTCCAGATCCCGCTGTACCAGGAGATCGAGCGGCGCGACCGCGACTTCTACGACCGGCTCGAGGCCGCCGGGTTCTGGCTGGACTTCGGCGACGACGGCTCCGGCCTGTTCATGAAGTACCTGCGCCGCGGCTCGGGCTACTACATCGACGTGGGCGCCAGCGAGCTCATCGCGAACGGCAGCGTGGCCGTGGTGCACGAGCCGGTGCGGGAGCTCGTGGAGGACGCCGTGGTGCTCGACGACGGCACCCCGGAGGGGAAGCGGCTGCCGGCGGACCTCGTCGTCTACGCCACCGGCTACGGGTCGATGAACGGCTGGGCCGCCGACCTCATCTCCCCGGAGGTCGCCGACCGGGTCGGCAAGGTCTGGGGCCTCGGCTCGGACACCACCAAGGACCCCGGCCCGTGGGAGGGCGAGCAGCGCAACATGTGGAAGCCCACCCAGCAGGAGGGCCTGTGGTTCCACGGCGGCAACCTGCACCAGTCGCGGCACTACTCCCTGTACCTGTCGCTGCAGCTCAAGGCCCGCTACGAGGGGCTGGACACCCCCGTGCACGAGCTCGCGCCCGTGCACCACACCCGCTGA
- a CDS encoding NAD(P)-binding oxidoreductase, translated as MIVAVAGAHGQVARRLVRLLAEGGDEVVGLVRNPDHVDDVRADGARAVVVDLESADVEDVASAVSGADAVVFAAGAGAGSGEARKDTVDRAAALLLADAAQAAGVGRYVLVSSYGVDAVRDGATPDGVDPVFVAYLRAKLAAEEDLLARAAAGAFELVVLRPGGLTDSPGTGTVSLERSLPRGQVSRDDVAAVLAALLRATSLLPAEEGPVLELMAGDEPVDAAVARSLTPAPAA; from the coding sequence GTGATCGTCGCTGTCGCCGGAGCCCACGGGCAGGTCGCCCGCCGTCTCGTCCGCCTCCTGGCCGAGGGCGGTGACGAGGTGGTCGGGCTGGTGCGCAACCCCGACCACGTCGACGACGTCCGGGCGGACGGCGCCCGCGCCGTCGTCGTGGACCTGGAGTCCGCCGACGTGGAGGACGTGGCGTCGGCGGTGTCCGGCGCCGACGCCGTGGTGTTCGCCGCCGGCGCCGGGGCGGGCAGCGGCGAGGCGCGCAAGGACACCGTCGACAGGGCGGCGGCGCTGCTCCTGGCCGACGCCGCGCAGGCGGCGGGCGTAGGGCGGTACGTGCTGGTCAGCTCCTACGGCGTGGACGCGGTCCGCGACGGCGCCACCCCCGACGGCGTGGACCCCGTGTTCGTGGCCTACCTGCGCGCCAAGCTCGCCGCCGAGGAGGACCTGCTGGCCAGGGCTGCGGCGGGGGCGTTCGAGCTGGTGGTGCTGCGGCCGGGTGGGCTCACGGACTCCCCGGGCACCGGCACCGTCTCGCTGGAGCGCTCCCTGCCGCGCGGGCAGGTCTCGCGGGACGACGTGGCGGCGGTGCTGGCGGCCCTGCTGCGGGCGACGTCGCTGCTGCCCGCCGAGGAGGGGCCGGTGCTGGAGCTGATGGCGGGCGACGAGCCCGTCGACGCCGCGGTGGCCCGCTCCCTGACGCCCGCCCCCGCCGCCTGA
- a CDS encoding exodeoxyribonuclease III: MSLATVNVNGIRAAVRRGMPAWLEQRRPDVLALQEVRADDATLTGLLEEALGGGWHVAHVEPTDAGSKGRAGVAVATRLPAGEARTALHDRFDGAGRWVELDVEVPSSPGGVVTVVSVYVHSGEAGTPKQDDKMAFLDAVGARMTALHAAAADGGPQAVVCGDLNIAHTELDIRNWKGNLTKAGFLPEERAHLDGWAAQGWVDVARRLAGPVDGPYSWWSWRGQAFDRDTGWRIDAQWATPGLADVATSCEVDRAATYAERFSDHAPVVAVYGG, from the coding sequence CTGAGCCTCGCCACCGTGAACGTCAACGGCATCCGGGCGGCGGTGCGCCGCGGCATGCCCGCCTGGCTGGAGCAGCGCCGCCCCGACGTCCTCGCGCTCCAGGAGGTCCGCGCCGACGACGCCACCCTCACCGGCCTGCTGGAGGAGGCCCTGGGCGGCGGCTGGCACGTCGCGCACGTCGAGCCGACCGACGCGGGCAGTAAGGGCCGCGCCGGCGTCGCCGTCGCCACCCGGCTGCCCGCCGGGGAGGCGCGCACCGCCCTGCACGATCGCTTCGACGGCGCCGGCCGCTGGGTGGAGCTCGACGTCGAGGTGCCGTCCAGCCCCGGCGGCGTCGTGACCGTGGTGTCGGTCTACGTCCACTCCGGTGAGGCGGGGACCCCCAAGCAGGACGACAAGATGGCCTTCCTCGACGCGGTCGGCGCGCGCATGACCGCGCTGCACGCCGCCGCGGCGGACGGCGGTCCGCAGGCGGTGGTCTGCGGCGACCTCAACATCGCCCACACCGAGCTCGACATCAGGAACTGGAAGGGCAACCTCACGAAGGCCGGCTTCCTGCCGGAGGAGCGTGCCCACCTCGACGGCTGGGCGGCGCAGGGGTGGGTGGACGTCGCCCGGCGGCTCGCCGGCCCCGTGGACGGTCCCTACTCCTGGTGGAGCTGGCGGGGGCAGGCCTTCGACCGCGACACCGGCTGGCGCATCGATGCGCAGTGGGCGACCCCCGGCCTGGCCGACGTCGCGACCTCCTGCGAGGTGGACCGCGCCGCCACCTACGCCGAGCGCTTCAGCGACCACGCGCCCGTCGTCGCGGTGTACGGCGGGTGA
- a CDS encoding penicillin-binding transpeptidase domain-containing protein → MPGRRAAAPAPRPGRRPSRTTALVAAGVAVALAAGGTATALVWQGRERDRDDAARAAAVALAAGLAAGDLGGARPVDDAGGADPGAATELATVLEGMDGLRPQVAVASVERDGERATARLAVTWPVGQGWSYTTQAALRPLSSGDGTWGSVFTPSVVEPSLSATERLAVQRTPAQRGQVLGRDGAAIVADSPVVDVGVQPSRTTDPSGLATRLAALLDVDGDDLARRVTSASPDAFVPVITLRRADYDALSAQLKPLPGTVFRESTLPLAPTPAFARALLGRVGQATSELVGSSGGRIAAGDTTGLSGLQRTYDERLAGTAGTTVQAVPDEGAQGGPRSLLTADAVAGRPVQLSLDARVQRAADAALATAKSKDAQPAAALVAVDVPSGDVLAVANTPTTGADRALTGRYPPGSTFKAVTTTALLATGLAPDRVVPCPATTTVDGRSFRNFEGEALGSVPFAVDFAQSCNTAFVGLASRLGAQDLPDAAAAVGIGGGWASGLGVDASTGDVPADDDPVARAAASIGQGTVLASPLAMAVAASTIARGTWTAPHLVLDPAPGAAEGTGTSTSSPTSASAGAAAEPQPDAARLAVVRDLMRQVVTSGTASALSDVPGAPVHAKTGTAEYGSGDTPPTHAWVIGFQGDLAFAVLVENGSSGGTTAVPVAETFLRALA, encoded by the coding sequence GTGCCCGGTCGACGCGCAGCCGCCCCTGCTCCCCGCCCCGGGCGCAGACCCAGCCGGACCACCGCGCTGGTCGCCGCCGGGGTGGCCGTGGCGCTGGCGGCGGGCGGCACCGCCACCGCGCTGGTCTGGCAGGGGCGCGAGCGAGACCGCGACGACGCCGCGCGGGCGGCCGCGGTGGCGCTCGCCGCCGGCCTGGCGGCCGGAGACCTCGGCGGGGCGCGCCCGGTCGACGACGCCGGGGGCGCCGACCCCGGCGCGGCGACCGAGCTGGCGACGGTCCTGGAGGGGATGGACGGTCTGCGCCCGCAGGTGGCGGTGGCCTCCGTCGAGCGCGACGGGGAGCGGGCCACGGCACGGCTGGCCGTCACCTGGCCCGTGGGGCAGGGCTGGTCGTACACCACGCAGGCAGCCCTGAGGCCGCTGTCCTCCGGGGACGGGACCTGGGGGTCGGTCTTCACGCCCTCCGTGGTCGAGCCGAGCCTGTCGGCCACCGAGCGGCTGGCGGTGCAGCGCACGCCCGCGCAGCGCGGCCAGGTGCTGGGCCGCGACGGCGCCGCGATCGTCGCCGACTCCCCGGTGGTGGACGTCGGGGTGCAGCCGAGCCGCACCACCGACCCCTCCGGGCTGGCCACCCGGCTGGCCGCGCTGCTCGACGTGGACGGCGACGACCTCGCCCGCCGGGTCACCAGCGCCTCCCCGGACGCCTTCGTGCCCGTCATCACGCTGCGCCGCGCCGACTACGACGCGCTCAGCGCGCAGCTCAAGCCGCTGCCGGGCACGGTGTTCCGCGAGTCGACGCTGCCGCTGGCGCCGACCCCGGCGTTCGCCCGGGCGCTGCTCGGCAGGGTCGGGCAGGCGACCTCCGAGCTGGTGGGGTCCAGCGGCGGGCGCATCGCGGCCGGGGACACCACGGGCCTGTCGGGGCTGCAGCGCACGTACGACGAGCGCCTGGCCGGCACGGCCGGCACCACGGTCCAGGCCGTGCCCGACGAGGGCGCGCAGGGTGGGCCGCGGTCCCTGCTCACCGCCGACGCGGTGGCGGGGCGGCCCGTGCAGCTCTCCCTGGACGCCCGCGTGCAGCGGGCCGCCGACGCCGCGCTGGCCACCGCGAAGAGCAAGGACGCCCAGCCGGCCGCGGCGCTCGTCGCCGTGGACGTGCCCAGCGGTGACGTCCTCGCCGTCGCCAACACCCCCACCACCGGCGCGGACCGCGCCCTGACCGGGCGCTACCCGCCCGGGTCGACCTTCAAGGCCGTGACCACCACGGCGCTGCTGGCCACGGGCCTGGCGCCCGACCGGGTGGTGCCGTGCCCGGCGACGACGACGGTGGACGGGCGCAGCTTCCGCAACTTCGAGGGCGAGGCGCTGGGGTCCGTGCCCTTCGCCGTCGACTTCGCGCAGTCGTGCAACACGGCCTTCGTGGGCCTGGCCAGCCGGCTCGGCGCGCAGGACCTGCCCGACGCCGCCGCGGCGGTGGGGATCGGGGGCGGCTGGGCGAGCGGGCTCGGCGTGGACGCCTCCACCGGTGACGTGCCCGCCGACGACGACCCCGTGGCCCGGGCCGCCGCCTCCATCGGCCAGGGCACGGTCCTCGCCAGCCCGCTGGCCATGGCGGTGGCCGCCTCGACGATCGCCCGCGGGACCTGGACGGCGCCCCACCTCGTGCTGGACCCGGCTCCCGGGGCCGCCGAGGGCACGGGCACGTCCACCAGCTCTCCCACCAGCGCGTCCGCGGGCGCCGCGGCGGAGCCGCAGCCGGACGCCGCGCGCCTCGCCGTCGTCCGCGACCTCATGCGGCAGGTGGTGACCTCGGGCACGGCCAGCGCGCTGTCCGACGTGCCGGGCGCTCCCGTGCACGCCAAGACCGGCACCGCGGAGTACGGCTCCGGCGACACCCCGCCCACGCACGCCTGGGTGATCGGCTTCCAGGGCGACCTCGCGTTCGCGGTGCTCGTGGAGAACGGCTCCAGCGGCGGCACGACGGCGGTGCCGGTGGCCGAGACCTTCCTGCGGGCCCTGGCGTGA
- a CDS encoding 2,3-butanediol dehydrogenase codes for MRAARWHARGDVRVEEVPDPELAPGTVAIDVAWCGICGTDLHEYTEGPIFIPAPGHPHPVSGESAPLVIGHEFSGVVSALGEGVDDLRVGESVVVEPYILRPGTPTGDDDSYQLSPDMNFIGLGGRGGGLAERIAVERRWVHPVGDVPLDQAALIEPLAVGHHAYRRSGAGAGDVALVGGAGPIGLLLAALLRAEGLRVLLTEVSEARKAKARDTGVAEEVLDPRDGSVADRVRELTGGRGADVCFECSSVQPVLDTLVDAVKPGGVVVNVSIWGHRASLDIQSLVLKEVDLRGTIGYAGDHPATIRLVQEGKVDLAPFITHRIGLDELVDVGYDTLLHRTETAVKILVSPTL; via the coding sequence ATGCGCGCCGCGAGGTGGCACGCCCGGGGGGACGTGCGGGTCGAGGAGGTGCCGGACCCGGAGCTCGCGCCCGGGACGGTGGCGATCGACGTCGCCTGGTGCGGCATCTGCGGCACCGACCTGCACGAGTACACCGAGGGCCCGATCTTCATCCCGGCACCGGGGCACCCGCACCCGGTCTCGGGGGAGAGCGCCCCGCTGGTCATCGGCCACGAGTTCTCCGGTGTGGTGAGCGCGCTGGGGGAGGGCGTCGACGACCTGCGGGTGGGGGAGTCGGTGGTGGTCGAGCCGTACATCCTGCGGCCCGGCACACCCACCGGCGACGACGACAGCTACCAGCTGAGCCCCGACATGAACTTCATCGGGCTCGGCGGGCGCGGCGGCGGGCTGGCCGAGCGGATCGCGGTGGAGCGGCGGTGGGTGCACCCCGTCGGGGACGTGCCGCTCGACCAGGCGGCGCTCATCGAGCCGCTCGCGGTCGGCCACCACGCCTACCGCCGCAGCGGCGCGGGGGCCGGTGACGTCGCGCTGGTCGGCGGCGCGGGGCCCATCGGCCTGCTGCTGGCGGCGCTGCTGAGGGCCGAGGGGCTGAGGGTGCTGCTCACCGAGGTCAGCGAGGCCCGCAAGGCCAAGGCGCGGGACACCGGCGTGGCCGAGGAGGTGCTCGACCCGCGCGACGGGTCCGTGGCCGACCGGGTCCGCGAGCTCACCGGCGGGCGGGGTGCCGACGTGTGCTTCGAGTGCTCCAGCGTGCAGCCGGTGCTCGACACCCTCGTCGACGCCGTCAAGCCCGGCGGGGTGGTGGTCAACGTGTCGATCTGGGGGCACCGCGCCTCGCTCGACATCCAGTCCTTGGTGCTCAAGGAGGTCGACCTGCGCGGCACCATCGGCTACGCGGGCGACCACCCCGCCACCATCCGCCTGGTGCAGGAGGGGAAGGTCGACCTGGCGCCGTTCATCACCCACCGCATCGGGCTCGACGAGCTGGTGGACGTCGGCTACGACACCCTGCTCCACCGCACTGAGACGGCGGTGAAGATCCTCGTCAGCCCCACCCTCTGA
- a CDS encoding TldD/PmbA family protein, producing the protein MLSTASPAGAAGSATATPPPTATSAPPDAVPSAAFDLASAAVKAALAAGARFADARVVDRRHEALTARDGDLRQLSQTTEAGLGVRALVGDGWGFAALADPTGERDARATGERAVAVARASAAVRAPGAGRVELLPVPPQRGGWSSGCARDPFEVPLAEKADLLVGVTRAMRSAGGSVIGVAEALSAAWDTRTAYVSSEGARVGQHVRETGAGMHCLALGEHEVQRRSYPAFRGQYGTRGWELVDELDLPAHADRIAEEAAALLSAPLCPSTETTLLLGGEQMSLQIHESVGHAIELDRILGWEAAYAGTSWLDLSRLGDLRFGSELMTITIDPTIPGALGSFGYDDEGTPAAPRDAVRNGIWTGVLAGRDSAALAGYDHAGSVRADGYGRLPMVRMTNVGLEPGPHSLEEMVAATDDGVLMEHNRSWSIDDKRLDFQFGCEIGWEVKGGRRGRMLRNPSYTGTGPVFWNSLDMLAGREPGEWRAWGTPNCGKGQPGQVGHTGHGAAPARFTGVRVGVRG; encoded by the coding sequence ATGCTCAGCACAGCCAGCCCCGCCGGTGCCGCCGGCTCCGCGACGGCCACGCCGCCCCCCACCGCCACCAGCGCTCCGCCCGACGCCGTGCCCTCGGCGGCCTTCGACCTGGCGAGCGCCGCCGTCAAGGCCGCGCTCGCCGCGGGCGCCCGGTTCGCCGACGCCCGCGTGGTCGACCGCCGGCACGAGGCGCTGACCGCCCGCGACGGCGACCTGCGCCAGCTCTCCCAGACCACCGAGGCGGGCCTCGGCGTGCGCGCGCTGGTCGGTGACGGCTGGGGCTTCGCCGCGCTGGCCGACCCGACCGGCGAGCGCGACGCCCGCGCCACGGGTGAGCGCGCCGTCGCCGTCGCCCGGGCCAGCGCCGCCGTCCGCGCACCGGGAGCTGGGCGCGTGGAGCTGCTGCCCGTGCCGCCGCAGCGCGGCGGCTGGAGCAGCGGCTGCGCGCGCGACCCGTTCGAGGTCCCGCTGGCGGAGAAGGCCGACCTCCTCGTGGGCGTCACCCGGGCCATGCGGAGCGCCGGCGGCTCCGTCATCGGCGTCGCCGAGGCGCTCTCCGCGGCGTGGGACACCCGCACCGCCTACGTCTCCAGCGAGGGCGCCCGGGTCGGGCAGCACGTGCGCGAGACCGGTGCGGGCATGCACTGCCTGGCCCTGGGCGAGCACGAGGTGCAGCGCCGCTCCTACCCGGCCTTCCGCGGCCAGTACGGCACCCGCGGGTGGGAGCTCGTGGACGAGCTCGACCTGCCCGCCCACGCCGACCGGATCGCGGAGGAGGCCGCCGCCCTGCTCAGCGCGCCGCTGTGCCCGAGCACCGAGACCACGCTCCTGCTCGGCGGGGAGCAGATGAGCCTGCAGATCCACGAGTCGGTGGGCCACGCCATCGAGCTGGACCGCATCCTCGGGTGGGAGGCGGCCTACGCGGGCACGTCCTGGCTGGACCTGTCACGGCTCGGGGACCTGCGCTTCGGCTCCGAGCTCATGACCATCACCATCGACCCGACCATCCCGGGCGCGCTCGGCTCGTTCGGGTACGACGACGAGGGCACGCCGGCCGCCCCGCGCGACGCGGTGCGGAACGGGATCTGGACGGGCGTGCTGGCCGGACGCGACTCCGCCGCGCTGGCCGGGTACGACCACGCCGGCTCCGTGCGCGCCGACGGCTACGGCCGCCTGCCGATGGTCCGGATGACCAACGTGGGCCTCGAGCCCGGGCCGCACTCGCTGGAGGAGATGGTCGCCGCCACCGACGACGGCGTGCTCATGGAGCACAACAGGTCCTGGTCGATCGACGACAAGCGGCTCGACTTCCAGTTCGGCTGCGAGATCGGCTGGGAGGTGAAGGGCGGGCGGCGCGGCCGGATGCTGCGCAACCCCTCCTACACGGGCACCGGCCCGGTGTTCTGGAACAGCCTGGACATGCTGGCCGGCCGCGAGCCCGGCGAGTGGCGGGCCTGGGGCACGCCCAACTGCGGCAAGGGCCAGCCGGGCCAGGTCGGGCACACCGGCCACGGGGCCGCGCCCGCCCGGTTCACCGGCGTGCGGGTGGGGGTGCGCGGATGA
- a CDS encoding helix-turn-helix domain-containing protein, with protein sequence MTHSAGQSALPAGSDPREHARALHRIRLQALSGAEPPQAARTVIGASWRRARRRGLDPGQAAEVPPLVGADLTQRRAASGLEPLMPLLRTRLLPAAEAAGQIMVVADDEGRVLWREGGPDVRHRADRLGFVEGSAWDESTVGTNAIGTSIVTGEAVHVFGAEHYAESHTPWTCAAAPLHDPVTRAPLGVVDLSGPAHTVHQSTVSLVDAVARLVELELRAESDARLAALREVAEPVLAQVGGPAVVVAPDGATAAARGVEVPGRVWLPTGLQPGALWLPALGAWTAEPLPGGWLLRPRAGSAADGDGDDDGAAATGVVLDLRSRPARLRVAGGDGAWEHRLTPRHTELVAALAAHPEGLSAAQLATEVFGDAARTVTVRAELSRLRRALGPLLAHQPYRLAVPCTTLPHRDHGRSAHDPS encoded by the coding sequence GTGACGCACAGCGCCGGGCAGAGCGCGCTGCCCGCCGGGAGCGACCCGCGCGAGCACGCGCGGGCGCTGCACCGGATCCGGCTGCAGGCGCTGTCCGGGGCCGAGCCGCCGCAGGCGGCCCGGACGGTCATCGGCGCCTCCTGGCGCCGGGCCCGCCGCCGGGGCCTCGACCCGGGGCAGGCCGCCGAGGTGCCGCCGCTGGTGGGCGCTGACCTGACGCAGCGCCGCGCCGCGAGCGGGCTGGAGCCGCTGATGCCGCTGCTGCGCACGCGGCTGCTGCCCGCTGCGGAAGCCGCCGGCCAGATCATGGTGGTCGCCGACGACGAGGGCCGGGTCCTGTGGCGCGAGGGCGGACCCGACGTGCGCCACCGCGCGGACCGGCTCGGCTTCGTCGAGGGGTCGGCGTGGGACGAGTCCACCGTGGGCACCAACGCCATCGGCACCTCGATCGTCACCGGCGAGGCGGTGCACGTCTTCGGCGCGGAGCACTACGCCGAGTCCCACACCCCGTGGACCTGCGCGGCAGCGCCCCTGCACGACCCGGTGACCCGGGCCCCGCTGGGGGTGGTGGACCTGTCCGGGCCCGCGCACACGGTGCACCAGAGCACCGTGTCGCTGGTCGACGCGGTGGCGCGGCTTGTGGAGCTGGAGCTGCGCGCCGAGTCCGACGCCCGCCTGGCGGCGCTGCGGGAGGTCGCGGAGCCGGTGCTGGCGCAGGTGGGCGGGCCCGCCGTCGTCGTCGCCCCCGACGGCGCCACCGCGGCGGCGCGCGGGGTGGAGGTGCCCGGCCGGGTGTGGCTGCCGACCGGGCTGCAGCCGGGTGCGCTGTGGCTGCCGGCGCTGGGCGCGTGGACCGCGGAGCCGCTGCCGGGCGGCTGGCTGCTGCGCCCGCGCGCGGGCTCAGCGGCGGACGGCGACGGGGACGACGACGGCGCGGCCGCCACCGGCGTGGTGCTGGACCTGCGCTCGCGCCCGGCGCGGCTGCGGGTGGCCGGCGGCGACGGCGCGTGGGAGCACCGGCTCACCCCGCGGCACACCGAGCTCGTGGCGGCGCTGGCGGCGCACCCGGAGGGGCTGAGCGCCGCGCAGCTGGCGACGGAGGTGTTCGGGGACGCCGCGCGCACCGTCACGGTGCGGGCGGAGCTGTCGCGGCTGCGGCGGGCGCTGGGACCGCTGCTGGCGCACCAGCCGTACCGCCTGGCCGTCCCCTGCACCACCCTCCCCCACCGTGATCATGGACGTTCTGCCCACGACCCCTCGTGA